In the Vanacampus margaritifer isolate UIUO_Vmar chromosome 9, RoL_Vmar_1.0, whole genome shotgun sequence genome, TCTCTCCTTCATGTGGACTTATTCCCTCCCCTTGACAGGGCAAGTACCGCCCGCAGCATTCTGCTCACATAGGTAAGTCTTCCATACATGGTACACTGCCTGGACTGAGAGAATTGAAGCTTGAGACCTTGTTGTCTCTGCTTCATATCATGGTTGGTGGCCTGTCCACCATTCTCTGAAACTCTCAGCTATTGGGCATGTTGTGTGCCATTCAATGCTATTGTTCAAGGGAGACTAATATCCTGTAGCAGgaacaaaaaagtaaatgacCACAAATTCACCTCCTAATGGCAGACTTTAGCCTGCCAACCTGTAAGCATTTTGCATAGCAAGTATGCAATTTTTAAAACTAGGAATGTTCGATACTGCTTTTTTAGTCCGAGTCCAGtaagagtactcaactcttgagtagtcaccgataccaatactaagtactgataccactagtacttttgatacattaccccctgccccccccccccaacaaaaaaaagaaaatcttttaaattgcatgaaatgaatggcaattttctcttcttctaatatatagttcctgattgtaaaacgccCCCGGGCCACCGTTGCAAGTACTGATGCCTTAAAAAAAGGCCGCGTATCAGCCATCCCCATTCAAAGCTTAATCACTGCCTTCAAGGATGAGAATTAATGTATGCATTAGTCAGACCTCACTCTTGGAGAGCCTTAAGATTAGCGTTAGCCAGTGGGTTAGTAGCCCAGGCTTTTAGCCTGCTGGTTGGTGCACTTTATACTCATCCAAGTTGACAGTGGCAGCATGGGTTCAAGCCTTAAGCAGGACTACTGTCTGACCACTGCTCATGAGGGTGGCAATTAATTGTGCACGAGAATTCTTAACATCCGGCCACAGTAGGCTGTCAAACTATGTGTGAATGCCACTACTTTTACACTTTCTTTCTGTGTCTTCTATATGAAAAGCATCAACACAGAATGAGGAGGGGGTCAAAGTTGACCCTGCAATTTTTTACCATCGGAAGTACTGTTTTTATTGACGTGCTGGGGCCGGATGGTGAAGTTTGACATGATTGTAATTTGTAATTAGATATTTTGAGATCATAATCAGGCCTCTTCCCAATGTGGATGCAAGTCTGATACGTGAAGGTGTTAGCAATATGTTCTTGTGCGCAATCGAGGTTTACTGGGATCTCATTGGTTTTTACATCTCTGCTGTGGTTGAAAGTGCTTCCTCTGACATGTAGCAATTTAACCACTAGGGGGCAATCTATCCTTTTTTCTTGCATTGTAAAGTCTGTGTCTTCACCTTCTGATCCCATACACGGGTTGAGCAGTTTGGATTTTGAATGTTCATGTTATGGCTATGTCATGACACACTGACATCCCCTGGAACTACAATACCGTTGTctacttgtttttgtatttttaagtgtGCTTTTAACAGGCTACTTACTATTTTTGGTTGTTACTGCTTCAAAACACGTTAGACACATTCTAAAACACAATTAATCCTATTTGCTTATATCAACTTTGTGTGATGTTTGGAGTTAAGCGCATCTAATATTGCTGTCGTTTCGCCAGTATATTTCAAAGGACCATCCTTCCATACTGTGCCATCAATCAGCACAGTGTTGGACGGGACCCCAACCTGCTTACTCggtaagcaaaacatttttcgtCCGTTCACTGGACTTGTGACCGTTGGACAAAACACTTCAACGGATGAAATGTTTTCAGGTCTTCAGTATGTGTGGGAGTACCGCAGCCCCAGTAAGACTGTCCCGCCACACTACGAATGCAAGCTTTGCAGGGTGGCCCGCTTGCAGGGGGATATGGTCGCTCATGTGAAAGGCGCACAACACAAGTTCAAATACATGGTGAGTTGTTAGGCTATGGAGGAGCCAGCAGACCTTTACTTTATTTACTGAAATAGTGACCTGGGCTCCATAGCTTGTACTCCCCAATAAGTCTAATATATTTGTCCGAAAACAGATAGCCAATATGTAGGGCATCCACTACACCGGGGGTGTCTAAACTGTAGCCCGTGGGCCATTCACAGCCTGTCATCCATCTTTTTCAGTggcatatattttaaatgacatttgacatggCCCGCAAGGTTAGATGGATGATATAATATCTCTTCAAAACACtgtcaaataaatataattctattttagaaacaaaacaagcttCTTCCACTTTGAGTCAAGATCTGATTTTTGACCATATCACATTAATGATCCTCaagtgttttaaaaattgtcagCTTTCTACACTTTTGTATTGGTTGTGAAATGTGCAGATGGGATGTTCAGTGCAGCGGTGGATCTAGGCTAGTGCGATTACAGGGCAGTGGGCCGcaccaaaatcttgaaaattccAGAACTATTTGCCTTTCACTTTTAACAAAAGGCTGTGGAGTTTATCAAATTAaccaggaaataaaaacaatatatagtTGCTAACAATCAGAGAATGCAGAAAGCGCTGctaggatatatatatatttttttttaatgtctcttTGGTGCTTTTCAGTGGAGGGATCTGCAAAGCATATCCAAAACGTCAGGTCAGGTTGGCTTGCCCTGACGAAGGCCTACCGAGGGCGAAACACGCAGgcaattttttaatcaatggcCATGTTGCATAAAGGCCTTTTACTTGGAACACATTTTGAGTGTCTGttttctctctttaaaaaaaaaaatatatatatatatatatatatatatatacgcgtaGTTGCTTACTTGATTGATCATAAATTGGAGTCTAAGAATTTCTAAGTGACGCTTGCGTTTTTCCATTTGTCTGCAAGTAGccctcaaacaaaaaaagttaggaCACAGTACACAGTACTGGTCTGTGAGCGAGAGCTTGTTTTTTAATCGGGCTGCATGATATTGGGAAAACATATGATATAGTTGTTGACTATtgtaatatttaacatgtatGTATAGTGGTGGCAAAACGAGGCTTTCTGAAGCGCTGAACCTTTTTTGAACCACTGTGTCCCTAATTGGTTCACTACCCGAAGCTTCATTCAGTACCCTTGGGTGACCTCTAGTGTCAGTAGGGATAATTGTGCATTTGGGCTTATCATCCAAAGTAAAAATGTGACACGGTtgttgtgaaaaataaaagtcatcaATACGGAACATTCTGGTTGGTCACATCCTTCTAACGGTTCTCCACCAGCCGAACCATGACAAGTACAATCATTTCTGGATTATAAaccactacttttttcacttgcattcggccctgtggctaatacaaaggtgcggcttatccatcagatcacaagggggcgcactataaaggaagagCAAGtacgtcaggcagagcaaaacaaaccaagtgagcccgaATACAGTAAAAGAGATTTGCGCCCTCAttctggaaaagaaagtagcgggaacccggtgcggtaacattaaaactagactgcaccccaaaaaaatggcctTGGCATTTTGATTTAGACCAGCCAGCGAGTCCAAGGTTCTGGACATGTGAGCATTATGataatgaaacattgactttgaTGGATGTAATTGACATTGACTGCAAGAATCAAACATTCTGTTCTaaagtccctctaaattgtgggctggtctcttggggtaaaatggagaaaaagacaacggcccactgggcatctgccctgctggcttttttttttttaagtctcgaACTGTTCATCTGTCTTGTATGTAACGGTACATCTTTGTCTTGGGTACAGAAAAAGGTCTGTCCTGACAAAGTCCCTTGGAAAAGGGAAGAGCTCTTAAATGATCCCGTTGTGAGGAAGATGGTTAGGGATGCTGCGGCTGAAATGGCGCATTTGACGGACAGGGGACAAGTCAAGGTCAgttttcatttgtgctgctattTAAAAGATTTTCAACTTGACAAGATATAGCTTCTTGAGTTTTCCCGATTTGTTTCTATGATGCCTTAGGTGGTCACAAAGGAGCCCTACAACGTACCTGCTTTCAAAGGACTCCGTAAGTTAACGTTTCATATGACGGCGTATtggggccacgtataaatatcaatatttttttagagggcggggacaatattccgagaaaaaaattgtaaatttgcgagtttataaagtggcaaatttgccagaaaaaaactcagaaccttacaagaaatacacacaaGTGTAGCTATAGtttaaatgaaaaggcaggatggagactgaGTCATTCTTAAATTTGAActtttactcgtcatacaccgCAGCtaaagcgacaacacttcctgattcccTGTCAGCTggctaacactaaccaatcaaatgctagcatactttaggtaaatgcaagtgaatgacaaagAGTGGCAGATTCGACGCGTCAACTTAAACACttgtagcaacaacaaaaaaaagtatgaatgtgtaaataattctggaaacataaatgtgcagtaaatatacattttaataaatgaacTTACAGTAAATGCTTGATCGTTCGTTGTGGACGTTCGCAAAGCAAgtcgtctttgtcgctggccccagtggccgtacacaacgcttcaaagagcaaTTGCTTCATATTATATGGTTAATtgctgctaaagcaattactatctcctaaTTTGGAAACCTGAccacgctatgtgtatttctcgtaagtttgagtctttttaaagtggcaaatatgTGACCCTAATGCGCCGTAGTCGTTTTAAATATCACTGTTGATATCTTTGGTGCCACTTGGGTGCATTTTGGCTGTTCTCAGGTTCTGCAGAACCCAAGCCCTTTCCCATGCCGGAAAACAGCATGGGGCCAAATGGACCACCAATTGGTGGGTTATATTTGTTATTGAGCAGTTTACTGTGTCCCGTCCTCTCATCTGATTACACATTATTTTTGCTTCTCTAGGTCCATTGTTCAATGAGCAGTTGTTTCGTGCGGATTTCCCCTCTAATGAAGGTCGTTTTGACGAGTATCCAGATGAATATCAGGATGAATATGAGCCATCCGACTTTGGAAACTTTTCACCCGAGTCACATTTCCCAGACTCCAATCCGGATGAATATGAGCCATCCAACTTTGGAAACTTTTCACCCGAGCCACATTTCCCAGACTCCAATCAGGATGATTATAAGGCACCCAACTTTGGACGCTTTTCACCCGACCAATGTTTCCCGGACACTGACATGAGTCCAAGACCGTATCAAAGTCTATCTGGATACAAAGCCAACCAAAATAACGGACGGGAACGTTTTAGCCCTGGCCCAATGTTTCCTGACGAGTACCAAGGCCCCCGGATTAAAATGCCTCCAAGCTTACTCGACAGACCGGTAGAGAAACCATTTGGCAGGCCAAGCCCCATGGAAGCACCACCAGGCAGTGATTATGATTCCAATGTGCTGCTTCGTTACCTGGTAGGTGCTCCATTTCATGCCACTAAATCTATTACCTAGCATTGGCATACATTAATGAtgttgaatttcttttttttaggacacATTCCGGATAGAGAACGAGAGCGATGCACAGTTGGTGCTGAAGGTGACACAAAAACTAACAGAGCAGCTGATGGAATACAGACTGAAGAACATGGAGCCAGAAGTAAGGAGATAAAACTCT is a window encoding:
- the LOC144057765 gene encoding uncharacterized protein LOC144057765 encodes the protein MNFNPSGNTLNRGRNWNAKKYGPGKYRPQHSAHIVYFKGPSFHTVPSISTVLDGTPTCLLGLQYVWEYRSPSKTVPPHYECKLCRVARLQGDMVAHVKGAQHKFKYMKKVCPDKVPWKREELLNDPVVRKMVRDAAAEMAHLTDRGQVKVVTKEPYNVPAFKGLRSAEPKPFPMPENSMGPNGPPIGPLFNEQLFRADFPSNEGRFDEYPDEYQDEYEPSDFGNFSPESHFPDSNPDEYEPSNFGNFSPEPHFPDSNQDDYKAPNFGRFSPDQCFPDTDMSPRPYQSLSGYKANQNNGRERFSPGPMFPDEYQGPRIKMPPSLLDRPVEKPFGRPSPMEAPPGSDYDSNVLLRYLDTFRIENESDAQLVLKVTQKLTEQLMEYRLKNMEPEGPDPSGFSMSANLSPPSSSLSRSSDRYARVLPKGQLRFSGGPRRF